The Nitrospira sp. genome includes a region encoding these proteins:
- a CDS encoding alpha/beta fold hydrolase, producing the protein MTAQHEHGMRIKEGRTTLEGILGLPPGPRGLVIFAHGSGSGRLSPRNNFVARHLQQDGFATLLLDLLTEEEADDPRKVFDIDLLAVRLLLAKNWVETEERTRSLTIGYFGASTGAGAALQAAAREPAHIKAIVSRGGRPDLAEPYLPSVTASTLLIVGGHDEPVIEMNQAAYDLLACEKKLIIVPGATHLFEEPGTLEQVAEHAGKWFQQYLFQLQ; encoded by the coding sequence ATGACCGCACAGCATGAGCACGGCATGAGGATCAAAGAAGGGAGGACCACCCTCGAGGGTATCCTCGGCCTCCCGCCTGGCCCACGTGGCCTTGTGATCTTTGCACATGGAAGCGGCAGCGGGCGATTGAGCCCTCGCAACAACTTCGTCGCCCGCCACCTCCAACAAGACGGCTTTGCCACGTTGCTACTGGACCTCTTGACCGAAGAAGAAGCGGATGACCCGCGCAAGGTGTTCGATATCGATCTGCTGGCTGTTCGGCTATTGCTGGCGAAAAACTGGGTGGAGACGGAGGAGCGAACGAGGAGTCTCACAATCGGCTATTTCGGTGCCAGCACCGGGGCCGGAGCAGCGCTGCAAGCTGCCGCGCGCGAGCCGGCTCACATCAAGGCTATCGTGTCACGAGGCGGACGACCGGACCTAGCGGAACCTTATCTGCCGTCGGTCACGGCTTCCACCTTATTGATCGTCGGAGGCCACGATGAGCCGGTCATCGAGATGAACCAGGCTGCGTATGATTTATTGGCCTGCGAAAAGAAACTGATCATCGTTCCCGGCGCGACACATTTGTTTGAAGAACCGGGCACGTTAGAACAGGTGGCGGAGCATGCAGGGAAATGGTTCCAACAATACCTCTTCCAACTCCAGTAA
- a CDS encoding Fic family protein — translation MNINEFKAGKYEEQYEYQSFLPTPINQEWIVSDSKTLTLLEETNRLLGELNAFSQLIPDVDFFIRMHITKEATTSSRIEGTQTNIEEALVGKLDVDPEKRDDWQEVHNYIEAVNFAIKQLSHIPLSNRLLRETHAVLLRGVRGKHKQPGEFRTSQNWIGVSLKHATFIPPHHQHVPNLMSDLEKFIHNDQIYIPHLLKIALIHYQFETIHPFLDGNGRLGRLLIVLYLVSFGLLHKPALYLSDFFERHKGEYYDQLMAVRTTHKLEEWLRFFLLGMRETTGMSIQVFKDILALKERIEREHLPTFHVRRQANAQALMRSLYRNPVTTIKMVTDLIQAQTNTAAALIDDFVRLEILKELTGQRRNRLFIFEDYVRLFKR, via the coding sequence ATGAATATCAATGAGTTCAAGGCAGGAAAGTACGAAGAACAGTATGAGTACCAGAGTTTTTTGCCTACGCCGATCAACCAAGAATGGATCGTTTCTGATTCCAAGACCCTTACGCTTCTGGAAGAAACGAATCGGCTTCTTGGAGAGCTGAACGCATTCTCTCAGCTCATTCCTGATGTCGACTTCTTCATTCGCATGCATATCACTAAGGAGGCTACAACCTCCAGCCGCATCGAAGGCACGCAAACCAACATTGAAGAGGCGTTGGTAGGCAAGCTCGATGTTGATCCGGAAAAACGCGATGACTGGCAAGAGGTACACAATTATATCGAGGCCGTCAATTTCGCTATCAAACAGTTGAGTCATATTCCTTTATCTAACAGACTCTTGCGTGAGACGCACGCAGTGTTGCTACGCGGAGTGCGAGGTAAACACAAGCAACCAGGAGAATTTCGCACGAGCCAAAACTGGATCGGTGTCAGCCTCAAGCATGCCACGTTTATTCCGCCTCATCATCAGCATGTGCCGAACCTAATGAGCGATCTGGAAAAATTCATACACAACGACCAAATCTATATTCCACACCTGCTCAAGATTGCGCTCATACATTATCAATTTGAGACAATCCACCCGTTCCTAGATGGCAACGGTCGGTTAGGCCGCTTGCTGATCGTACTGTACTTGGTCAGCTTTGGCCTGCTGCATAAGCCAGCTCTGTATCTCTCCGATTTCTTCGAGCGGCACAAGGGGGAGTATTATGATCAGTTGATGGCCGTCCGTACCACCCACAAGCTAGAGGAATGGTTACGATTCTTCTTGCTCGGCATGCGCGAAACCACCGGAATGTCCATCCAAGTATTCAAGGACATTCTCGCACTGAAGGAACGTATTGAGCGCGAGCATCTCCCCACATTCCATGTCCGCCGACAAGCCAACGCACAAGCCCTCATGCGATCACTCTACCGAAACCCGGTGACCACCATTAAAATGGTGACCGACCTCATTCAAGCCCAAACCAACACCGCCGCTGCGCTCATAGACGACTTCGTCAGGCTTGAGATACTGAAAGAGTTGACGGGGCAGAGACGTAATCGGCTTTTCATCTTTGAAGACTACGTACGATTGTTCAAACGATAG
- a CDS encoding DEAD/DEAH box helicase gives MRKKPVSRFRKTNSPPYEATVSSIAQAPAAAALLAAFRALAANDVYTMAPKTSVVRGYDYYRQQRLQHYVWNKDGATLTAQVQGTILYEVVFSLDDGYLSAFCDCPAWEFECPCKHVLCACFTTKHLLVPETFQLSDREQAHLATLRTELLGEPIQTSVSKGNTRESGYEIVIDANQPYPQLSVCRNGVRLSAGWAPALPPELRPLLHPSWFSSTYGDDPLLRYLGLVKRQFPLVLKVGRDSLVLQWAPMVVCRSKTEIALSGDAVRIRAVCLADGTVLDRIVRFRSFVVDVNGRRLLLLEDEGGWASFQTLRHGFRRFDFPSDRSGLEEAFCAVTLPESENHRRWQGLHHALEFTVSREEFQSAQIDLIRKQADNTLRDLLLLSVDGHEMPVRSSAGGSGDEERVYSVTLRPLPDESGVSTTAWMLQVQCRQGEAWGSPSASTFSFIHALEQGRAVSGPLRTQKRKAVLYELFFALLSVGEAKERDGRIKAALDQTDWVRSVRLEAARWLKQHLAVYARLDVRLQIEAGWWGLQAIDKFREGSLYQVLFEIFGPEVFRGMSSYAAMVIDLRVLFPRLPALLEKLTTAGITLLYENKPLKSVRWDCSVHVGHQDRQETGIDWFEIRPEIRCDGMVIDEYEWRTVLQRGGLIESEGGLRVLDGPSMERLRAIFDLTGDAQANRDSTQVVRVPRLQILDWLALREQGIHVSLPAEDEAVLAGLLGFVRIDKPPLPNGLHAMLRPYQHDGYAWLAFLYAHRFGACLADDMGLGKTIQTICLLAAIREGCLEAARGVKGPHLVVVPTSLLFNWEQELARFAPEFKVHVYSGSERTFEAGDGEIVLTTYGLARRDIDALEQTTFHVIVFDEAQAVKNIQADTTGAVRRLKGRFKIALTGTPLENHLGEYFSVIDLCVPGLLGESDRFKTDVKRLSGPALDRVLRRTRPFVLRRTKAEILQDLPPKIEHEVFLELTDRQKALYQQTVEQVRSTIDEAYRSKTSGQAQFIALTAILKLRQVCLSPRLLTKQPEERSPKLGFLMERLNVLREEGHSALVFSQFTSFLDLVQEACIQHGLPYHRLDGSTASAARKARVKAFQTGDQPDVFLLSLKAGGQGLNLTRASYVFHLDPWWNPAVERQASDRAHRIGQQQTVTIVRILMRHSIEEKMMALKQRKLELYDAVMAGAVRGSGQGVLTKADIDFLLSPGA, from the coding sequence ATGCGAAAGAAGCCTGTGTCTCGTTTTAGAAAAACGAATAGCCCGCCTTATGAAGCCACGGTGAGCTCCATCGCTCAAGCACCTGCCGCAGCGGCGCTGCTTGCAGCATTTCGTGCCCTTGCCGCCAATGACGTGTATACGATGGCCCCGAAAACATCGGTGGTTCGAGGGTATGATTACTATCGGCAGCAGCGACTTCAGCACTATGTCTGGAACAAGGATGGCGCGACTCTCACGGCCCAGGTGCAGGGCACCATCTTGTACGAAGTCGTGTTCTCTCTGGATGACGGGTATCTCTCGGCATTTTGCGACTGTCCAGCCTGGGAGTTCGAGTGTCCGTGCAAGCATGTCCTGTGCGCCTGTTTCACCACCAAACATCTCCTGGTGCCCGAGACGTTCCAATTGTCCGATCGGGAACAAGCCCATCTGGCCACACTCCGAACCGAGTTGCTCGGAGAGCCCATTCAGACGAGTGTGAGCAAGGGCAACACCCGGGAGTCGGGCTATGAAATCGTGATCGACGCAAACCAGCCCTATCCGCAGCTCTCTGTCTGCCGTAATGGGGTGAGACTGTCTGCAGGGTGGGCTCCTGCCTTACCACCTGAGCTGCGACCGCTGCTTCATCCGTCCTGGTTTTCATCGACCTACGGGGATGATCCCTTGTTGCGCTACCTTGGCTTGGTCAAGCGCCAGTTCCCCCTCGTGCTCAAAGTCGGCCGGGACTCACTCGTCCTTCAATGGGCTCCGATGGTCGTGTGCCGAAGCAAGACAGAGATAGCGCTTTCCGGTGATGCGGTGAGGATTCGCGCGGTCTGTCTTGCGGACGGTACGGTGCTCGATCGGATTGTTCGTTTTCGTAGCTTCGTGGTTGACGTGAACGGTCGGCGCTTGCTCCTGTTGGAGGATGAAGGTGGTTGGGCTTCTTTTCAGACACTGCGTCATGGCTTCCGACGGTTCGATTTCCCTTCTGATCGTAGCGGACTGGAAGAAGCCTTCTGTGCGGTCACCTTACCGGAGAGTGAGAACCATCGGCGATGGCAGGGCCTGCACCATGCGCTGGAATTCACCGTTTCACGAGAGGAGTTTCAATCCGCTCAGATCGATCTGATCCGTAAGCAGGCCGACAACACCCTCCGCGATCTATTATTGTTGTCTGTCGATGGGCACGAGATGCCGGTTCGCTCGTCCGCTGGTGGATCCGGAGACGAGGAGCGGGTCTACAGCGTGACCCTCAGGCCGCTCCCCGACGAGTCCGGTGTATCAACGACTGCATGGATGCTTCAGGTCCAATGTCGGCAGGGTGAGGCGTGGGGTTCTCCAAGCGCGTCGACCTTTTCCTTCATTCACGCGTTGGAGCAGGGGCGTGCGGTATCTGGGCCGTTGCGCACACAGAAACGGAAGGCGGTCCTCTACGAGTTGTTCTTCGCCTTATTGAGCGTCGGTGAGGCGAAAGAACGAGACGGTCGCATCAAGGCGGCGTTGGATCAGACTGATTGGGTACGGAGTGTTCGCTTAGAGGCCGCCCGATGGCTGAAACAGCACTTGGCTGTGTATGCCAGACTGGATGTGCGGTTGCAGATCGAAGCAGGGTGGTGGGGTTTGCAGGCGATCGACAAGTTTCGGGAAGGTTCACTGTATCAGGTTCTCTTTGAAATCTTCGGCCCGGAAGTATTTCGCGGCATGTCCTCGTACGCCGCAATGGTGATTGACTTGCGAGTGCTGTTTCCACGATTGCCGGCCCTTCTGGAAAAGCTGACGACAGCGGGAATCACGCTCCTGTACGAGAACAAACCACTCAAGTCCGTTCGGTGGGACTGTTCCGTCCACGTTGGGCATCAGGATCGACAGGAGACCGGAATCGACTGGTTCGAGATCCGGCCGGAGATCCGTTGTGATGGGATGGTCATTGATGAGTATGAGTGGAGGACCGTCTTGCAGCGGGGCGGCCTCATCGAGAGTGAGGGCGGGCTACGGGTCCTGGACGGCCCAAGCATGGAACGGCTACGAGCGATCTTCGACCTGACCGGAGACGCCCAGGCGAATCGGGATTCGACGCAGGTTGTACGGGTGCCCCGGTTGCAGATCCTTGATTGGCTCGCGCTTCGTGAACAAGGGATCCACGTGTCGCTGCCGGCTGAAGATGAGGCTGTGCTGGCGGGCTTGCTGGGATTTGTGCGGATCGACAAGCCGCCGTTACCGAATGGACTTCACGCGATGTTACGCCCCTACCAGCATGACGGCTATGCCTGGTTGGCGTTTCTCTATGCCCATCGATTCGGCGCCTGTTTGGCCGACGATATGGGTCTGGGCAAGACCATCCAAACCATCTGTCTGTTGGCGGCCATCAGAGAAGGATGCCTTGAGGCAGCGCGCGGGGTGAAGGGCCCTCACCTGGTCGTGGTGCCGACGAGCCTGCTCTTCAATTGGGAGCAAGAGTTGGCCCGGTTCGCGCCGGAGTTCAAGGTTCATGTGTATAGCGGGAGCGAGCGGACGTTCGAGGCCGGAGACGGTGAGATTGTGCTCACGACCTATGGGCTGGCCCGCCGGGACATCGATGCCTTGGAGCAGACGACGTTCCACGTGATCGTCTTCGATGAGGCCCAGGCGGTGAAGAACATTCAAGCAGACACGACGGGCGCAGTCCGACGACTCAAGGGACGTTTCAAGATCGCGCTGACCGGTACCCCGCTGGAAAATCATCTCGGCGAGTATTTTTCCGTGATCGACCTCTGCGTGCCTGGGCTCTTGGGCGAAAGCGATCGATTCAAGACGGACGTGAAACGCCTCTCGGGTCCTGCGCTTGATCGGGTGTTGCGCCGGACGAGGCCCTTTGTTCTGCGGCGGACTAAGGCCGAGATTCTTCAGGACTTACCTCCGAAAATTGAGCATGAGGTGTTTCTGGAGTTGACCGATCGCCAAAAGGCGCTCTATCAACAGACGGTCGAACAAGTCCGCTCAACGATCGACGAGGCTTATCGCAGCAAGACGTCCGGACAGGCGCAGTTCATTGCCCTCACAGCCATCCTCAAGCTTCGGCAGGTCTGTCTTTCGCCACGACTCCTCACGAAACAACCGGAGGAGCGCTCCCCCAAGCTCGGCTTTCTCATGGAACGATTAAACGTATTACGGGAGGAAGGGCACAGTGCCTTGGTATTTTCTCAGTTCACCAGCTTTTTAGATCTGGTGCAGGAAGCATGCATCCAGCATGGATTGCCGTATCACCGATTGGACGGATCCACCGCATCGGCTGCACGCAAAGCCCGCGTGAAGGCCTTTCAAACCGGTGACCAGCCCGATGTCTTTCTCTTGAGCCTGAAAGCGGGAGGGCAAGGACTGAATCTGACCCGCGCCAGTTATGTGTTTCATCTAGATCCCTGGTGGAATCCGGCGGTGGAGCGTCAGGCCTCGGATCGTGCGCATCGCATCGGGCAGCAGCAGACCGTCACGATCGTGCGGATTCTCATGCGACACAGCATCGAAGAGAAAATGATGGCTCTGAAGCAACGGAAGCTCGAGTTGTACGACGCAGTCATGGCCGGCGCGGTGCGAGGCTCAGGGCAGGGTGTACTGACGAAGGCCGATATCGACTTCCTGCTTTCGCCAGGTGCCTGA
- a CDS encoding adenylyl-sulfate kinase, translated as MNRSQAFAIWLTGLPASGKSTITAALRPQLEQLTLSVEVLESDAVRRILTPTPTYSQAERDLFYRALAFMGARLVAHGVTVIFDATANKRAYRDFARGLIPAFIEVAVECPLGLAMQRDYKGTYLRGQRGESSTVPGLQDSYESPTHPEVRIDTTQLSAIDAARAVLEAVKGMFTEDSAHTPQFP; from the coding sequence ATGAATCGATCGCAAGCTTTTGCTATCTGGCTTACGGGTCTGCCCGCGTCGGGCAAGAGCACCATTACAGCCGCGCTTCGGCCTCAGCTTGAGCAGTTGACGTTGTCCGTCGAAGTCCTCGAGTCCGATGCAGTCAGACGCATTCTTACGCCGACACCGACCTATTCGCAGGCCGAACGGGATCTCTTCTACCGCGCCTTGGCCTTCATGGGTGCGAGGTTGGTTGCGCATGGTGTCACCGTCATCTTCGATGCCACGGCGAACAAGCGTGCGTACCGGGACTTCGCTCGAGGCCTCATCCCTGCGTTTATCGAGGTCGCAGTAGAATGTCCCTTGGGACTCGCGATGCAGCGTGATTACAAGGGGACCTATTTGCGAGGTCAGCGTGGCGAATCGTCGACCGTTCCGGGGCTACAAGATTCCTATGAATCGCCGACTCACCCGGAAGTGAGGATCGATACGACGCAACTCTCGGCAATCGATGCAGCGAGAGCCGTGTTGGAAGCTGTGAAAGGGATGTTCACGGAGGATTCGGCTCACACACCACAGTTCCCATGA
- a CDS encoding phosphotransferase, producing MPTLSKQSLVQYLRNRFGPDVELLSYGVIGKESSKGAQKRYGYGTPVKVTFQVGRRVQSVVLETMKPGPFGHEHMADRAQAMLWDYDSYGRLPRHVKALDVGAFDAKQGLCSLAEAQEFFVLNEWTAGASYHADLERLMKGGALRKLDRQRTGTLACYLAQIHSQKHRDADLYKRRLRELIGHGECIMGLTDSYPARYGFITGDLLRTVEEACNRWRWRLRDKAHRLAQVHGDFHPYNVLFRSGMDFAVLDRSRGEWGEPADDITAMTINYLLNSLISRGKLEGPFEVLFRLFWETYIEASGDKEVTETAAPFFAFRGLVVASPLWYPNLSIDTRRRLFRFIENVLDVPRFDPGRVNAYCGV from the coding sequence ATGCCAACATTGAGCAAACAATCGCTGGTGCAGTATCTGCGGAATCGTTTTGGCCCAGACGTCGAGCTACTGTCTTATGGCGTTATCGGTAAGGAGAGTTCCAAGGGAGCCCAGAAGCGGTATGGGTACGGCACGCCGGTTAAAGTGACGTTCCAAGTCGGACGTCGAGTTCAATCTGTCGTGCTTGAAACGATGAAGCCCGGTCCGTTCGGGCATGAGCATATGGCTGATCGTGCTCAGGCGATGCTGTGGGACTATGATTCCTATGGGCGGCTTCCACGCCATGTGAAGGCGCTGGATGTCGGTGCGTTCGATGCCAAGCAGGGGCTTTGTTCTCTTGCCGAAGCTCAGGAATTCTTCGTGCTGAACGAATGGACCGCCGGCGCAAGCTATCATGCGGATCTTGAGCGATTGATGAAAGGTGGGGCGCTCCGCAAGCTGGATCGACAACGTACGGGCACGCTGGCCTGTTACCTGGCACAGATCCATTCCCAAAAGCATCGAGACGCGGATCTCTACAAGCGTCGGCTGCGTGAATTGATCGGTCACGGCGAATGCATCATGGGATTGACCGACAGCTATCCCGCACGCTACGGCTTTATCACCGGCGATCTGTTGCGAACGGTAGAGGAAGCCTGCAACCGGTGGCGGTGGCGTCTCCGTGACAAGGCCCATCGACTTGCACAGGTTCACGGGGACTTCCATCCGTATAATGTGCTGTTCCGTAGCGGGATGGATTTCGCGGTGTTGGATCGGTCACGAGGAGAATGGGGCGAGCCGGCTGACGACATCACCGCGATGACGATCAATTATCTACTCAACTCACTGATCAGTCGTGGAAAGCTGGAGGGGCCGTTCGAGGTCCTTTTCCGTTTGTTTTGGGAGACCTATATCGAAGCGAGCGGCGACAAGGAAGTGACGGAAACGGCCGCACCGTTCTTTGCCTTTCGCGGCTTGGTCGTGGCCAGTCCGCTCTGGTATCCCAATCTATCGATCGACACTCGGCGTCGTCTCTTTCGTTTCATTGAAAACGTACTCGACGTGCCGCGCTTCGATCCAGGGCGGGTGAATGCGTATTGCGGTGTGTGA
- a CDS encoding HPF/RaiA family ribosome-associated protein encodes MELEIHSRNVAMTPRWKTEIESRMKDLRHGHDDVIHSRVTLIKNRHHKKLVNVAEALIVVTLSGRHTLTARKEDKTFEEAIRSAFHAIDIELCKYRGKRAQTEVRLPPMPPHQGVVSKLFPNERYGFILREGGGEVYFHANALQGLTFEQLEDGTDVVFGLEEGDKGPHATVVAIPQPVAVKVS; translated from the coding sequence ATGGAGCTGGAAATTCATAGCCGCAATGTCGCCATGACCCCTCGCTGGAAGACCGAGATTGAATCCCGCATGAAAGACCTCCGGCACGGGCATGATGATGTGATTCATAGTCGAGTCACCTTGATCAAGAATCGGCACCACAAGAAACTTGTGAACGTGGCGGAAGCGCTCATTGTAGTCACGCTGTCCGGGCGTCATACCCTGACGGCTCGCAAGGAAGACAAGACCTTCGAGGAAGCCATCAGGTCCGCATTTCATGCCATTGATATCGAACTCTGCAAATATCGGGGGAAACGTGCTCAGACCGAGGTACGCCTGCCTCCCATGCCGCCCCATCAGGGTGTCGTATCGAAGCTGTTCCCGAATGAGCGCTACGGCTTTATCCTCAGGGAGGGAGGCGGCGAGGTCTATTTCCACGCGAATGCCCTGCAAGGACTCACCTTTGAGCAACTGGAAGACGGGACCGACGTTGTATTCGGTCTCGAGGAGGGCGACAAAGGCCCGCACGCAACGGTTGTCGCGATCCCGCAACCGGTAGCGGTAAAGGTGTCCTAG